Sequence from the Bacteroidetes bacterium SB0662_bin_6 genome:
AAAACACGGACGGGAACGCCATCCAGCACAAGGCGCCGGGTCAGCACGGCCCCCACGAATCCCGTGGCCCCCGTGACAAGGGTCATCGACATGGCAACTACTCTATTTCGAGAAGGAGATCGTTCTTGCCGACCGCATCGCCGGGCGCTACATGCACTGCTCGAACGGTACCCCCTCTTTCAAGACGCAATTCGTTTTCCATTTTCATGGCCTCGAGGACCAGGGCGCCGGTTCCCGCCTCGACATGTTGCCCCGGTTCCACGGCCACGGACAGGACCATACCAGGCATAGGCGCATGCACTTTCAGCATGTCGCTTTCAGCTCCCCCGGATAACCCGAAACGTTCAAGCAGCAGCGCCCGTTCGTCTTTCAAAGACACATCGAACGTAGAACCGCCGACCCCTATGCGCCGACGATCCCCGGATTCTTCCAGGACCACCGCCACATAACTCTTGCCATCTATCAGCAAGGCCATGCGTTCTTCGTCAAGGCGTTCGTAGGAAAACGGGACGGTGCGGCCATTACACGTCAACTGATCCGCACGCACGGAAACATCCATAACCCGACCGGCGCATGCTATCTGAAAATGTTCTGAGGCCTGTTTTGTCGCCATGGTCCGGATCGGGAGCGCTTTTATGTAATATAATATACTCTGATTAAGTCCACTTCGCTCAGTACTTCACGTTCGCGAGGATAGGTCATCATGAATGCTTCCATGGACAGCGCTCCAGGTCACGCACGTACGAAGAAAATGTGGAAGTGGGTGATCCTGATCATAGGCGCCCTCTTTTTTCTTACCGTCCTGCGCGAAGCCATCGACCCGTACGGTGACCAGCCGTACATAGAGATCACGCATGGAGACCATGTCCACTATGTACCGCACGATCGGGACCCGAAGGTTTCCATCAGCAAGTTTCCCACGGTTCCACCCGGACCGGATGAAATCATTACGCCGGAAGGACGCATCGTGCCCAAGGAATAGCGAGTCCGACGCGGCGAGGCGCTGGCGAACATACGTACGCGCTGCGGGGCGAAGTTTTTGCCTGCGCAGCGCTCGTCCTGATTTACAATCGAGCTGTTCCCTCGGACGACGACGGGACCGCCGCGCGAAACCGCCCCCTACCAGAGCGCTTTGATCAATATTTTAACGTTGCGCCCCTGTTGCGGCATGATGCTCTTTACCTTCGAAAGATGGTCCCGGTATTCGGCATTCGTGGCATTCTCCACCCCGATATCGAAGGTGTACAAAATACGACCCAGGGAAAGGTGGTACTGCGCATGCGCCCCGAACACGACATACCCATCGGTCGGTTCCTCGAATTCCCCCAGACGATCCTGCCGCCGCGCCGCCTCCGCGGAACCGGACAGCCTGATCTTCCCGCGGGCGTACGCTGCTTCCAGCCGCCCCCGCAAGGGAGGAATGAAGGACATCGGCTCGTCGTCGTCGATTAGCGTACCCCGGACATACGCGCCCGACCCGGAAAGCGTGACGGAAGGCGCCGCCCGCAGCGAAAAGGAAGCTTCCGACCCCGTCATGCGGGCCGACGAACCGGTTTGCTGATATTCCGTCAGCAGGGTGCGCACGTTGAGCCGGCCCGTATTTCTGGGGTAAATGTAGTCCCGGATATGGTTTCGATACGCATTCAGTGATCCGGAAAAACGCGCGCTGCGGTATTCCGCGAACGCCTCGAAGCCCAACCCCTTTTCGACGCCAAGGTCCGCATTACCTATTTCGAAGGCGTAGGCCGCCAGGTGAGGCCCTGTCGAAAAAAGTTCTTCGATCCCCGGCATGCGAATGGAGCGCACGCCACCCAGGCCCGCAGAGAAACGGTCGCCGAATCGACGCAAGACCCGCAAAGAACCGGAAACGCCCCCGGTCGTTCGGTTCCGAATCAGTCCGGCGCGCGTTACCTCGCCCACAGCGAAACGCCCGCTGGTGCGGGGACGCACGGCGCGTATATCGTACCGAAGCGCCCCCTGAAGCGACAGGTTCCTCAGATTGATATCCTGATACCGGAACGCCGCGGCCGTCCATTCCCGGGAGTTCGGCGTGAACGTAAATCCGCCGGAAGCAAAATCCCGGTGTCCGGCCCAGATACTCGTCAGACTGTTGCTTCTGCGGCCATGGACGCGGGAAAGAATCCGGCCGTAATACGACAGGAGTCCGAACTCGATGCCCAGCGTCCCGCTTGCTTCGTACTCCTGATGAAAATACCTCGAAAGCGACGCCTCGAATTCCAGATGCGGGAACCGGGGAATCGCGTCCAGCAACATGCCCTTCGCTTTCAGATAGCGGCGGGATAATTCAATGTCCACGCCCTTCGGGTGCGCCCCGACGAATCCGCCCGGTATGCCGTACCGGGAGGCGTAATAACTGCCCGAAGCGCCTGCATATCCCCACGAGCCGATGCGGCTCGCGCCGAAAGAACCGTTTCCGGTCCTCAAGTCGGTGTTGGCCAGGACGCCGACCGGCGTGGATACGTCCCCCGCATTGCGCATGCTGCCGTCGGCGCGCCATGCAAAAGCGCCCGCGGGCGCTTCGACGCTGAACCCGCCCGAAATCCCGTCATTGGCGGATTGCCCTTGCAGCACGGCCGTGGCATGCGTCTCCGGCGGCCTGGTCGCGGGCACATATCCGCGGACCGCGTTTATCATGCCGCCCAGCGCATTCGGCCCGTACAGCAGCGCTGCCGGACCACGCACCACCTCAATCCGTTCCGTCATTAGCGGATCTACCGCGACCGCGTGATCGGCGGACGTAGCGGACAGGTCTCCGGTGCGCCCGCCATCCTCCAGGACCAGTAGCCGCTCGCCGCCCAAACCGCGCAACACCGGGCGGGCGGGAGCGGGCCCCATGGATCGCATGGAAATGCCGGGTTCGTTGTCGAGCGTTTCGGCGATCGTCGTTCCGAGATGCTGCCGAAGCCGCTTGCCCTCCATATCCATATCGGCCTCGCGGAGCGCGACGGACTCGCGTTGCCCGTCCACGAAGACTTCCCCCAATTCAATCGGAGAAGCCGACATGCGCAGCACGACGCGAGACGTATCCGAGGCGCCGCCCACCGCAATCTGGCTCGTCAGCGACTCATAGCCTATGCGCCAGGCGGTAAGCGTGTAGACCCCCGGCTCCAGAAACCGCATCTCGAAACGGCCTTGCCGATCCGTTCTGGAACTGCGGTTGGCGTCTTCCGCCAGCACCTGGGCATGGCGCACGGGTTCTCCGGTTTCCGCATCCTCTACGGAGCCCGAGATCACCGCCGTATGCTGGGCTTGCAGCGTCCCGGCGACCGCCATCGCGCAACACGCTGCAAGCCCGGCCCGGCAAAGAAACGAAACATTGCAACAACGCATGGCTCCGGGCTATTCTACTGTAACGGGAATATCGGGGGTCGTGAAATCTGAATGCCCTTCGTGCAAAAGCATCACCCGTATCGCGGTGTCCCCCGCCTCGTCTCCTCCATGCAGCGCAAAGCTCCACCGACCTTCCTCATGGACATCAACGAGGGCGGCTCCCTGCACCACGACGCCAAGGGAAAATTCATCGTCCAGTTCGTCGGCGTGCACTTCCTCGCCGTCGTGGCCCTCAAACTCCACGGTGATCTCGTCGGTTTCGTCGTCTACCGGGACGGTCAGCGACCCCTCGACCTCGCCCTCATGGACATGAACGACTTCTTCGCCGCCAATAAAAAGCAAAAGGCCTTCTACTTCGGCGTGCTCGTCATGATCATGGTCGTCCTCGGCGGGATTGTCGCAGGCGGCCAGCCCGCCCGCAAAAACGAATATGAATACAATCACGGCTATGCCGCGCAATCGGGTTGAAAACATGGTTTTCCTCTGTTTTTGGGTTTTGGGGTGTGTTTTGCTAAATGCGCCGCCGAAACAGCGCACGGTATCGAGTCCAGGGAGACGCTGATTACATCCGTGCGAACCAGCGTCTTAACGGGGAGAGGGGGATGCGCAGACAAGAAATGGCGACGCAGCGCGGCGGCTCCGCGCAATGAGAAAGGCCGCCGGCAGACGCGCTCCTTGCCGCCTCTCCCGTGCTGCCTCTTAAAGAGCGCTTGGCGCCTGCGAAGCCGTCGTGTTTACCGCTGATTTCAGCGATGGAGACAGGACAGCTTGCATGCGCGAACGCAAGGCGCAGATCGACGCGGATTGGATCGGCGTATCCTTACTACGCCGCCGGAGGCGCGCGTATCGAGCGGTGGGAAAGGCTGCGGGCGAAGCGAACGAACCGGAGCGTCTGCCCGGTCACATGCACAGGAAGCGCCGGGGCCTGGATTTGCTCGATAACCGAGGCAGCCAGCGAACGAAGCGCGCACAGATCGCACTCAAAATGATCCGAAGGCGCTTGTTCTTCCGAAAGAAAATCTTCCGATGCGCCGTGCGGGCACGGCAATTCGCTGCCCGCCTCCTCGGCAGGGTCCTGCGCATGCTCCAGCGAGCGGATATGCGACACGTCGTGCCCGAAAGGGGCCGCCACCATCCCGCAGAACAGCACGGCAAGCAGGAAAACCCCTGAGCGTTCGATATGTGCGCGCTTCGAAAGCATCTATTTCGGATTTCGCAGGGGCAAGGGAAGGCGAAGGGACGGTCTCAGGGGCAAACTACAGGCGCTCCGACGATGCGCCCTGCCACACTACGCAGTAGAGGAGTACTGCAAGGGGATTGCAAAGATCCTGAAAAAGCAACGTCCGGCAAATATATTCCCCATATCCTCATCCTTCGCTCATTTGGTCCCCGCATACAGAGGATAATCGGCCTCGGCCTTGCCGCTGGCGACATCCCGAAGCTTACGACGAAGAAGACGCCTGCGAAATGCGCTTATGCGATCCACAAAGAAGATGCCCTCAAGATGATCCACCTCATGCTGAATCACACGCGCCGGCAACTCCCCCACCTCCAGTTCCTGCGGCTGGAAATGGCGATCCAGATACGTCAGCCGGATTCGCTCAGAGCGCTTGACCGCCTCGGTTATATCCGGAATGGACAAGCACCCCTCCTCAAATTCGCCTTCTTCTTCACTCTCCCAGATAATCTCGGGATTGATGAATGCCATCGGCTGTGACGCCTCCTCCGGCACAGGCTCAAACTGTATTTCCGCTGCCAGATCAGCCACGAAGATGCGCTCTGTGCGGCCCACCTGAGGAGCAGCCAGACCAATGCCCGATGCGCCCCGCATGGTCTCGATCATATCGTCGATAAGTTGCTGGACACTGGCACTGTCCCCGGCGACATCTTCAGCGCCGTTCCTGAGCACGGGATCGCCATATAAACGAATAGGAAGAATCATAAGAACCGGATCAGGATGTTTGCTCCTGTGTCTCGTCAATATAATCCTGAAGAATGACTGCGGCAGCGGCGGCATCTATTCTTTCCTTCCGCCGGCGGGCTTTCTTCCGAACGCCCGATCGGACCAGCAAATTCCTTGCCCGGACCGAGGAATACCGTTCATCCTGCATAACGACTTTCTTGCCGGGAAACCGCCTGGAAAGAAGGCGAATGAAAGGCTGTACAACATCCGTAGCCGGTCCCTCCTCTCCCGACAGGGTCAAAGGCCACCCCACAACGATCGTGTCAAATCCGGGATCGGTATTCAGGGACGCAAGCTGCCGTATTGCCTCGTCACTGGAGTACGCCCCAAGGGATTGCGCATACAGCCGAAGCGGGTCGGACATGGCCAGGCCGATTCGCTGCGTGCCGTAGTCGATACCGATGATGCGAGGCAATGCGTCCATACAATCTGATAGCCTACGATGCTTCGGCAGCATCAGGGGTTTGCATGGAATCGCCGGCTATATGCTCATCCGGAATCCGATGCGTCGATTCAGGCAAGGGCTCCTGCAAAACCTTCTTTAGCCGCTTGCCCGGTCTGAAATGTGTCTTGCGCCGGCCGGGTACAAAGATCGTCTCGTTCGTTCTCGGGTTGCGGGCCTTTGGCCTGGCTTTGGTCTTTTTGACCTCGAATACGCCAAAATCGCGCAACTCGATGCGCACCTCCGGATCGGCATCGATCATGATATCACGGATGGCATGGATAACCGCTCGAACCCAGGGTTCCACCTTGTAAACCGGCTCACCCATGGATTCTGCAACCCGACGAGCCACATCTTTCCGGGTCTGCGTACCGGATGCATCGGACATGGTGTTAGTCCCTCCTATAACCCTTTGGGATAAATGAACTTATCGAAAAAAAACGAGCAATAGTTTACGGAAAAAAGAAGACGACTTACAAGCTTCACAGGCAAAAAAGCCCCATCACTCCTCAAACCGGTACACTCCGTGAATCCCGTCGATGCGCTTCAGTCGCTCAATAAGGCGGCGAAGATGCGACAAATCCGTCACCGAGCACACGATCGTGCCCTCAAAAACGCCATCCTCGGAATCCACCGTGATGGAACGAATATTTGTTTTCAGGTTTTTGGAAATAACGGTCGTAATATCGCTTACCATCCCCACGCGATCCTCTCCCATCACGCGCAGGCCGGACAGGAATTGCACGTCTTTCTGCCTGCTCCATTCCACCGATACAATACGGTCAGGATGGTTTACGAGCAGGCTGGGAGCATTCCGGCAATTAATGCGATGAATCTTTATACCGTCGCTGCGGCTTATGTAGCCGAACACATCGTCGCCGGGGATCGGATTGCAGCAAGGGGCATACCGCGTAACGATGTCGGTATGTAATTCACCGTCGATTTCGAGCGCCGGACGGGCCGCCACCTGAGCCGAATCCAGAAAATTTTCGTACCGTAACCGAAGGCCTTCCTCCTCGGCAACTTCTTCTTCCTCTTCCTTTCGCCCACGGGACTCGTTCCTGATGAACTCCACAAAGTCCTTCGGATCGAAAAGTCCCGTCCCGATCTCATAGAACATTTGCTGGGCGTTCGGAAACTTGAGTCGGTTAGCTGCTCTGCGCAACTTTTGTTCTTCCACATTCAGACCGGCTTTATCCAGCTTTTTCTCGAGCATTTCCCGGCCCAGATCCATGCTGCGGCGGCGCTTTTCATTGATTGAATGCCGAATTCTGCTGCGCGCCTTGTGCGTAACGACAAACTTCATCCAGTCGGGATTCGGCGTTTGCTTCTTCGATGAAATGATCTCCACCTGATCGCCACTCTGAAGTTTATACGAAAGCGGCACCATCCTGCCGTTCACTTTCGCACCGATGCAATGCATGCCTATTTCCGTATGGACCTGAAATGCAAAATCGACAGGGGTTGCATTACGAGGCAGTGTCATCAAATCCCCTTTGGGGGTGAAGATATATATTTCTTCGTCGTACAGATTGAGTCGAAACTCCTTGACAAACTCCGTGGCATGTTCGGGATTGGGGTTTTCAAGAATATCCCGCACCCACGCAAGGAATTGCTCCATTCCCCGGT
This genomic interval carries:
- a CDS encoding acetyl-CoA carboxylase biotin carboxyl carrier protein subunit, coding for MATKQASEHFQIACAGRVMDVSVRADQLTCNGRTVPFSYERLDEERMALLIDGKSYVAVVLEESGDRRRIGVGGSTFDVSLKDERALLLERFGLSGGAESDMLKVHAPMPGMVLSVAVEPGQHVEAGTGALVLEAMKMENELRLERGGTVRAVHVAPGDAVGKNDLLLEIE
- a CDS encoding TonB-dependent receptor yields the protein MRCCNVSFLCRAGLAACCAMAVAGTLQAQHTAVISGSVEDAETGEPVRHAQVLAEDANRSSRTDRQGRFEMRFLEPGVYTLTAWRIGYESLTSQIAVGGASDTSRVVLRMSASPIELGEVFVDGQRESVALREADMDMEGKRLRQHLGTTIAETLDNEPGISMRSMGPAPARPVLRGLGGERLLVLEDGGRTGDLSATSADHAVAVDPLMTERIEVVRGPAALLYGPNALGGMINAVRGYVPATRPPETHATAVLQGQSANDGISGGFSVEAPAGAFAWRADGSMRNAGDVSTPVGVLANTDLRTGNGSFGASRIGSWGYAGASGSYYASRYGIPGGFVGAHPKGVDIELSRRYLKAKGMLLDAIPRFPHLEFEASLSRYFHQEYEASGTLGIEFGLLSYYGRILSRVHGRRSNSLTSIWAGHRDFASGGFTFTPNSREWTAAAFRYQDINLRNLSLQGALRYDIRAVRPRTSGRFAVGEVTRAGLIRNRTTGGVSGSLRVLRRFGDRFSAGLGGVRSIRMPGIEELFSTGPHLAAYAFEIGNADLGVEKGLGFEAFAEYRSARFSGSLNAYRNHIRDYIYPRNTGRLNVRTLLTEYQQTGSSARMTGSEASFSLRAAPSVTLSGSGAYVRGTLIDDDEPMSFIPPLRGRLEAAYARGKIRLSGSAEAARRQDRLGEFEEPTDGYVVFGAHAQYHLSLGRILYTFDIGVENATNAEYRDHLSKVKSIMPQQGRNVKILIKALW
- a CDS encoding integration host factor subunit beta; this encodes MSDASGTQTRKDVARRVAESMGEPVYKVEPWVRAVIHAIRDIMIDADPEVRIELRDFGVFEVKKTKARPKARNPRTNETIFVPGRRKTHFRPGKRLKKVLQEPLPESTHRIPDEHIAGDSMQTPDAAEAS
- a CDS encoding bifunctional (p)ppGpp synthetase/guanosine-3',5'-bis(diphosphate) 3'-pyrophosphohydrolase; amino-acid sequence: MLRASSILSNTDLQVEPEFEAGLDELLDACRQSLWSVDEDMIRRAFMLGYWAHRNDRRASGERFITHPIEVAVIVARDIGFDDISVVSALLHDTVEDTEFSLDLIREEFGDTVSNIVDGLTKIRGVSWNRELGQAENVRKLMLSMATDIRVILIKFADRLHNLRTIESLQKQKQLKIASETLDLFAPLAHRFGLHVIKAELEDISLKILHPEEYRDIVRSLQASKVERDGYVRRFIEPLRERLESDGFDFEMAGRSKNLYSIWRKMKRTDKPIEEIYDLLAIRIVLKSTGKKGKEDCWRVYSIITDLYKPLPERFRDFISVPKSNGYQSLHTTVLGPTGRRVEVQIRTEEMHAIAERGVAAHWKYKEAVSDKDRGMEQFLAWVRDILENPNPEHATEFVKEFRLNLYDEEIYIFTPKGDLMTLPRNATPVDFAFQVHTEIGMHCIGAKVNGRMVPLSYKLQSGDQVEIISSKKQTPNPDWMKFVVTHKARSRIRHSINEKRRRSMDLGREMLEKKLDKAGLNVEEQKLRRAANRLKFPNAQQMFYEIGTGLFDPKDFVEFIRNESRGRKEEEEEVAEEEGLRLRYENFLDSAQVAARPALEIDGELHTDIVTRYAPCCNPIPGDDVFGYISRSDGIKIHRINCRNAPSLLVNHPDRIVSVEWSRQKDVQFLSGLRVMGEDRVGMVSDITTVISKNLKTNIRSITVDSEDGVFEGTIVCSVTDLSHLRRLIERLKRIDGIHGVYRFEE
- the ruvX gene encoding Holliday junction resolvase RuvX — encoded protein: MLPKHRRLSDCMDALPRIIGIDYGTQRIGLAMSDPLRLYAQSLGAYSSDEAIRQLASLNTDPGFDTIVVGWPLTLSGEEGPATDVVQPFIRLLSRRFPGKKVVMQDERYSSVRARNLLVRSGVRKKARRRKERIDAAAAAVILQDYIDETQEQTS
- the def gene encoding peptide deformylase translates to MILPIRLYGDPVLRNGAEDVAGDSASVQQLIDDMIETMRGASGIGLAAPQVGRTERIFVADLAAEIQFEPVPEEASQPMAFINPEIIWESEEEGEFEEGCLSIPDITEAVKRSERIRLTYLDRHFQPQELEVGELPARVIQHEVDHLEGIFFVDRISAFRRRLLRRKLRDVASGKAEADYPLYAGTK